In the genome of Arachis hypogaea cultivar Tifrunner chromosome 9, arahy.Tifrunner.gnm2.J5K5, whole genome shotgun sequence, the window CCTGTTTCCTACATGTGCGTGAAATTATTTGGTTGTTTGTCTCTGCTGAATCAATAAtgatggaggaacggaggaagGGTGGACCAATTTGGTATAAAGTTAGGTTTAAGTAAGTAAGTATCTCTACTGAATCAATAGTGATGGAGGAACAGAGGAAGGGTAAACCGGTTTAGTGTAAAGTTAGGTTTAAGTAAGTAAGTTTAGATTTCCTTAGAACACCTAcctttttatggcttctgtttagaatTCAAGTTTTATAActaagtgtcggcgttctaggattgcctctggcattcccagaaccttatatattatatgcgtgcagtgacggacccagaaaattttAGGGGCgggggcaaaatatatatattaaaataaattttattgagcattattaattatatggagatataaaaattaaaaagagttagtgaacacttttatttttaacatattatttattatatataatttataaaaaaaattatttctaaaaccttatcttaaaatattttagttaaattatagatattttgttattctaactaatttttttatacatatttaataataaaagactgaatcAATTAGCACATTAGCGCCTAATGAtacactagtatttataatttaaaactaaaattatatataaatactagaaaaattaatctatatataaaaaatatgtttatataaattaatagaaacttaatttataattttttctttctttctttttaaaaaattaaatttgttatatattttttaatttaattttgatataatgttagatgaaaaattttatacatctgtttaattatgtattgtaattaaaatatttttctattactatttctaaaaataaaaaatacattctaaactaataaattaattaattcattttaaaattttatatacaatataAGTACatataaaagaacaaaagataaaaaataaataataaggatgaataaatcaagaataaaataaaatatataaagtcatgAAGAGAATAAAACATTATATTAATACTTAAACTATAATTGTTtagattaaaatttgtaattgacaacatcaaaaagagaaacaatgaaattaaaagatacatagagtcatgAAGAGCTATATAAAAATACGGAGAATATGaaatttaccttttgatgaagagaagatgacaaatagacaaggaatagaaaaaaaggttgaaaatataaaaaataagaagagaatttaaaaaaataaaagagtgacGGCACAAGAactaaatttgattaggttaaataatagtcaaaataataaaaaaaataaaaaagtaaatttaaaactttaaccaattaaatttaatttatttgtagtgaagtcatttaaaatttaaaataaaatatattatatataattattatttaaaaaaaattgaaaaccctGTGGGGGCAAATGCTCCCTCATAAATATGACTGCATCCGTGCCCGTATGCgtgacacctttaccatgctaaAAACTTCTGATTCTCATCAcatactgtgttgttatttttagatgcaggtcgagaggcacctcgctagacGTTTGGATCCCTGAAGCGGAGCGGTCCCTAGGTTCTTTTGGagttatcaatatatttatatatgtatttagcttTCTTTCCAAGAAACTTGATTATTTTGTCCCTCATAGAAGTTAAAGGAGAGTTAGGGTCTTATTTTTGTATTTAGGGTATTTTGGGATActtgtatatgtatataaatattctcCGACCAACCTTGGTTTCGCAGGTTGGGTCAAAAGCTAGTTATGTTGTATTCTTGGCTCTCTACTCACTCTTTCGCTTATTCATATCTGTGATCTTTAGGTTTTTCCACATGCAAGTTATTCCGTTTTCCAAGTGTTGTGTTTTAATTTTGCGATTTTGCTTAATCCGTTTTTCAAGATTCCTAGTATACTATATCCTTTGTtatgtattattatatattttttattttagaggttgtaataccacatcacctctaTTTTATATCCTAGATATAAAGTTCTGTGTAGTAGTGTGTTACACTCACacctctctcacacacacaaatTAATTTATGTCATATGATTTCAACGGTTAAATAATAatcatttattataaattatttgtacaaaattttataaagtttaaatatAGATAAGATTATATTCTTAAAGAACTCATACTTTTCCTATATATTTGAGACGCtattgtttcatttttttttgggTTCCATGTGTACTATATTTTTTAATGGATTGTTGTATATAATTGAATATGTATTTACTACTTTAATCAATTTTGTTTAGACTCTTTTGATTTTTGGCAGTTAATGGGATCAATTTTTGGGGTTGGGGCATTTTGGCATAACAAAGCATTATGAActtgttaatattttaattatgcttTTAACTCTTTTTGTTCCCAATAAATTACTTACTAAAAATAAGGGATACATTTAAAATAAGTATAATAATTTTGTACTTATTAAATATGTtacatatttataaattattagattttattaaatataaattaaaaattattattaaaaaatagcattgataaactaaaataaatataaaatatactaaatgtctcaagtatataaataaatattttttaatatataatattttaaacaaaaatataattttttatttttaaaataaataaaaaatatataaagatcaAAATATAAATCGttatttattaagattaattatcATGTAATAAAATTTGGGTAATGTTACGATGCGGAAGAAATTTTTTTCTCATCTGTTGAAATGTGGTGgaagcaaaaaaagaaaacacgTATTTGCATTGGTCCCTGCTTGGTCTGACAAGTGTTGTAATATTGCAGAATTAACATGAAATGTGGGCTAAGTTATGCTTAATTAATTAGTGTTAGTTTTACATATAATATAATGAttagttatttgattttttttttgtctaaaacAGATCAATTTTTGAGAAGAAATAGGTTGGATTTAAGTTAtggaatgtaattttttttttcatttttaaacgTGACAATATATTTAATTTTGCAATTAATCCATGTTTTAAATGTTTATGGGTATAGTGTGTTTTGGAAATATGATGTTTGTAGTATTAAATTATTGTGTGTTTCTTTtatagttaaattatttaattaaaaatttatcattaataaaattatttatttaaacttaACTTTTTTACGTTacaaataatttcaaattttaaaattaattctgttacattttttatttcaaattttgtaatttcataatatattaataatttcaaattttaaatttgagacttatttgttaatttaaaaagttaCAAACTAACATCAACTTTGATAAATCTTAATCTATGTTGTAAAATTTttcacctaaaaaaaattattttaaatattttatttttaaatttgtaaaataacataaaaataataaaataataaagttatatttttcattacttttatgtttttaataaaatttttaaaataaaaatattttcataaaatcaaactaaattaCAAATCCTAATCCTTAAATCTTATGGTTTAAATCCTAAATTCTCAAAAATATACTCTAATCTCTAACTCTAAATCTAAAATGCATTAATCCTAAACTataaatcctaaattataaattctacacattattattattattattattattattattattattattatttggtgcTCTTTGAGAGATTTTGAGATGGAGAGCGTAGCCTTAAGCTGATGTTTGTAACAAGGGGTCAAAGTGgtgttcataataataataataataataataataataataataataataatattattattattattattattattattattattattattattattatagattgagtgtttaaaatttataatttagagtttATGATGTAAGATTAATGCATTCTAGATTTAGAGTATATCTTTGAGAATTTAGGATTTAAGTCGTAAAGTTTAGggattaggatttataatttagtttgattttatgaaaatatttttatttttattttaaaaattttattaaaaacataaaaataatgaaaaagataactttattattttattatttttatgttattttacaaaattagaaataaaaatatttgaatttttttttaggtAAAAAGTTTTACAACATAGGTTAGGATTTataaaagtttatgttaatttgtaattttttaaattaacaaataaaactcaaatttaaaatttgaaattattaatatattgtgaaattataaaatttgaaataaaaaatgtagcagaattaattttaaaatttgaaattaaaaaatttaaaatctgaaattttttaaatttaaaattatttgtaaCGTAAAAAAgttaagtttaaaaaataattttattaataataaattttaattaaataatttaactgtAAAAGAAATACACAATAATTTAATACTACAAACATCATATTTTCAAAACATACTATACCCATAAACATTCAAAATATGggttaattacaaaattaaatatattgtcagcgtttaaaaatgaaaaaaaatactttCCATAGCTTAAATCCAGCCCATTTCTTCCCAAAAAGCTCAAATAACTAATCATTATGTTATATGTAAAACTAACGCTGATTAATTAAGCATAACTTGGCCcacattttatatcaattttataATACTACAGCATTTGTCGGGTCAAGTAAGAGCCAATATAAACACATGTTTCTTTTTTTGCTTCCACCACATTTCAGCAGGTGAGAAAAAAAATTTGCTTTCGCACCGTAGCAGTAcccataaaatttttataatattataaaattatattaaaataatatttttaagtctaaataataattaaattttattttatattatttaataaacaattatattattatcttaaattttattgatttttttgttaaaaatattattatattatataaatttttattaaaacatttaaataaattatatttttataaataattataaaaatgtattaaaaaaaCATAATGTTTAGGAGGAATTCGTGATAAACTAGAATGAGTtgtaatagaaaataaataagaaaataatgttAAGACCACTAATTATAATTATAACAAGTTAGAGGAGATACCTCACAAGTCACAATAATGTTTTTGACAAGAAGTCCCTTCATAACTTGTTCGATGAGGTACttgcatatttaatttaatatttttttacaatttaaattacAAAAGGATTTAAATTTTATCATGATATTGTTAGTGATATGAACTTTTTTTACATACAATtcttttaaagtaaaattaaGGACAATTTACTGTTATATTTTTACAGTTACATTTTTAGTTTCTATCTTCATCTATCACATTCTACCGTCATTATAATTCTCCCATCGTCCACACCTTTATCGCCACCTTTTTCATCCTTCTCCCGTGGCAATCTTTTTTTAGTtgtgatttttattcttgtttctatttttttcttctaaaatttagATATGATATCCAAATTTAAATCTATAATAATTTTTgtgattatttttcttctttttgtggtgtattaatttttttatggtgTTTTAAAAATGGTATTATAAGTATGAGATGAAGATACAATTAAAAAAACCTTTCATTCATGAAAATATTTCTAGATTCAAAAAACTTTCAGATCTATTATGTTTCTGTGCTGCAGCATATGTAGTTTTAGAAACAATAAAATTTGTAATCTATTTCTGTTTCTgtcttataaaattctttataATCAAACCCTATATCTGTTCTCAAACAATAGTTTAACTTAGAACTTATCTATTttctatcttaattttagatCTTATGTATTTTTTGCGATTTGTAAGTGTCGTTAGactattttcttaaataatttttttttctaaataaaaaaaaactttttaaagtTGACTTAtgcttattaaaattaaaaagtctaatataatatcatacattaattaatatctaaatttaattctattaatatctattataatatttttaaattttaaaaattattttagcaAATATActtattgttatttatatttattaaaaattattttaatttaatttattaaatatagatactataatttttttttttaaaatagaaattaattttttttgtccaagataatttcattcatgaaatGAAAAAAACATATAAGTGTCTATATATGGGACAAATAAAAGAAATGGGGGACTCCCAATACTCTACTATAGAGATAACAtcatataataatctaataagggagataaaaaaagtaaagtactcatcaattaagaagtgggaattTGTTGAAGCTCTTTCTGCAGTTTCAAAACCGATGCCATTATCTCTTCTATACTAGTTGATACATTATCAAAAATGAACCTATTCCTAACCTTCCATAAGGACTAGCTCAAAATCACCATCATCATTCTCCGAGAGGAGCTATTGGGTTGGATACGCAAGGCTCCCATTCTCAAGTTCCACTCAACATAGAAATCAGAGTCTTCGGTGTTCCTTCTAGTAGTTGGTAAGCCTATTTTTGAccaaattttctttgattttacacAATGAAAGATACAATGATTGATTGTTTCTAAAAATTGTATGCATCTTCAACAGATAGGTTGAATCAATGGGATGCGATGATGAAGCTTTTGCAGCACTGGAAGCTTTTCATGGAAGCCCTTCCAGAGAAAAATCTTAATCTTTCCTGAAATTTTCAGCTTCCACAGTTCTCGCTACAAATTTCGTTGTCTCATAATCTTTGGGCAAAATTCAATGGAAGGATGCGagaatccataagccacacagtACCTAGTACTCACTTCATATAAACCACTTTTATTAAGGGCCCAATAAATTTTATCTTCTCCACCCCTAATTGTTATTGCTAGCACACGCTGACTAGTGTCCTcagaaaaaatacttttaattagaGTTTGATTTCACTGACTATTAGAAAGTATTAAGTCTTTGACCATCAATAGTGGTTGATTTTGTAGATTGGAAGTTTTAGATGAAAAAACAACATAAGGATGTGGAGAAGCAAGTCAAGAATCACTGAAGATTCGGATACTAGATCCAGCACCAACTCGTCAAACCAGCCCCTTTTCAACAACTTTACGCCCTTTCAATATGCTACGCCACCCCCATGAAGGTACTATTCCGATCTCTGCATTTATTATAGAACTGTATCGAAAATATTTACCTTTGAGGAGTCTAGATAGGAGTGATTGTGGCTGAGAGACAACTTTCCAACATTGTTTTGCTAATATCGCTAAATTCTGATCCCTAGGTCCTTAAAACCTAGCCCACTTTCCAATTTCGGTCTTGTCATAGTATCCCAACTAACCCATGCTATTTTTTACTCTGTACCTTTTTGACCCCACCAAAATTGGGAGAGTATGTTGTGAATCTCCCTAATTAAAGTGTCGGGAAGACAGAAACATGATAATGAATAAATTGGGATAGCCTCCCCAATAGCTTTGATTAGAACATGCCTGCCTATAGAGGAGAGaagttttcttttccatccttgaTTTTGCTTCCTCACGTTGTCCTTGATTTCTCTGAAGGtggcctttttttatttttggattgtaGATGAAAGACCCAAATATTTATCCTGTGCATCAATATGATCAATTTTTAATTTCCGAGCCAGTAGTAATCGAGCAGAGGGAGGAGtattattactaaaaaataaagCTGACTTATGTCAATTAACTTTTTGGCAACTGAACTCCTCGTATGACTGAAGAAGATTGAGAATATTTTCACAACTATTTTTGACACTTTGCAAAAAAGGATTGAGTCATCCGCAAACAATAAATGATTAACAATAGGACATCTTCAGTTGATCTAAATACCTTCAATGAGACCGTTTTGCTCTGTCTTGTTGAGCAAAAAGGATAATCCTTctgcacagaaaagaaaaaggtaCGAAGATAGAGGGTCTCTTTGACGGATATCtctatttggtttaaaaaaacaAAAGGTTTACCTTCAACAATGATAGAGTAAGAAACTGTAGTCACCACCTCTTGTATCCAACCAATCCACCTAGATTCAAATTCCAGCTTCTCCAAAATGAACCAAAGAAAATGCCACTCAACACGATCATAGGCTTTGCTCATATCCAATTTAGCAGCCATTTCACTCGATAGGCCCCTCTTCTTTGTCTTTAGATAGTGCATACATTCATGAGAGATTAGGACATTGTCTGAAATCATTCTACCCTTAATGAAGGCACTTGATTAAGGCTAATCAGCGAAGTCATAAATTTCTGTAGCCGATGGACTAGTACTTTAGAAATAATCTTATACCCAATTGAGAAAAGGTTGATGGGTCTAACCTATGTCATATCCTTTGCATAAGGAATCTTAGGAATGAGACAGATTTGTGTTTGGTTGAAACTCTTTAGTAGTCTACCACTGACAAAGAAACTGCGAATAGCCTTAAAAATATTCTCCCCTACTAAACTCTAGTAGAATTGAAAGAATTTAGTCGTAAATCCATCATTACCAAGGACGCTCTGGGGGTAAACACTAAAGACCGCACGTTTTACCAGATTAAAACTGACCGATCTAGTTAATTTTCTGTTCATGGTTGCTGAAACtttggttttaaaattttcgaatgcATGTGCCGGATTAGTTTGGTTAATCGATGTGAAGATATCTTTGAAGTATGTTTCAGCTACTTGTGCAATTTTCTCACAGGTGATAGCATACATACTATCATTGTTttccaattttcaaattttatttcttCGAATTCTGAATTGGAATGATTGGTGAAAGAAACTTGTATTTATGTCCCCTTCTTTTAGCCACTTTACACGAGATTTCTCCCTCCAATAGCTTTCCTCCCTAAAGTAAGCATCCTCAAGTTTATTTTCCAAGGTTTCAACCTGTTCTCCCCCGGTAATACCATCCTCTCTAAGAATTTCAAGTTGAGATGTGAATTCACCAATGTCCTTCTTCGAATTAGATTTGTTCTGTTGCTGCCATTGAACAATACAGTGCCTACAATACTTCAATTTATGAGCCAAAACAAATATTATTGAGCCATCCACCCATTCCTTCAAGTTTCAGTGATAATTACCCGTATTTCTTCTAAACCACACTATCTCTCCTGAAACTTAAACCTCCGATTAGATTTTTCTATGACCAAATTTGTATCAAGGAGGATAGGCACATGATCTGAACCTTTTTCTGCAAATCGAAACAGCGAGGTTGATGAAAAACAATCCATCCACTCATCGTTTGGAAGTACACGGTCAAACCGCTCCCTtcattaattttataaactatttttaaaaaataaaaattttgttagaATTTACCACTGCCAACTTAGGAGTTTCACTCTCCCTTCATCCCTAATTATtgtcattaattaattagtaattaagATTCAGCATCGACTAGAATTAATTATTTGATACTACCACTTGGCTTAAACTCCCAGTCAATAACATAGTCGTAGTTGCCACATCTGTGAGAGGCTCAACCGCTTATGTGAAGATGCAGATTGTCCAAAGCGATATTCGCCACAGTCAAAGTAAGTTGTGATATGAATCCTCTATATAGCACCTCAATATCATAGATTGAGGTCAATCAAATTATTGCTCAAGTGGCTTGTCGAGTTCATCATACGCCACGTCTTGAACGGTTAGATTGGATGATGCTGGGTATGAATTGGTGATTATGGTTCCAACAAGGTTGAGCTCTGAGGGTGTGCTTGGAACAGCACCAACGCCACCACTATCTTCAGCTTCATCTCATTGAATATAATTAACCAATGCTACTTAGCTTCTTCATTTTGTATATAATCATACCATAATAATTGAATAGCGGAATAGCTAATTATTATTGTAATATGAATTTCTACGATTGTATATATCTTCAATCAGAAGCAACTAATTCAATTATCTTGTCCCAGCACGAATCAAACAAAATAGCACACTACCCAACTATATAGTTAATCATAAAACCCAACAATAGAAATACGTAAACACATAAGGTACAGAGATTAATATGATTATAATAAGTAAGTACAATAGAGATTAGGCTGAATTACAAATCATAGGGTTGCTTGCCAGTGAACTTGACCTCAATGGGGCTAACGTTCTTGCCAATAGACCTGAAGTTCTGACCAACACCTTGGCGACCAGGGTTGACTTTCTCAGGGTAGACACCATCCTTGGGGTGCAAGTATTGGACCTCGCCATTGGGGAACACCCTGTAGAACTGGTACTTGATCTTGTACTTTGACCGAAGCCTTGTCCCAAGTGCAAGGCACTGCTCTTTCCTTGCAAGCTTCAGAAGGTTTGGACCCTGCCTCATTATGGCGGCGCCACCTGTGGGCATCTCAAAGATCTGTTCTTTCGGGGAATCCCATGTTATGACGTAGAACTCTTCCACTTGGGCCTTCCTCAATAGTCCTCCAGTGCTTCCTCCGAATATTGGTGATGGCGTGTTTGGGTCCAGCTCAGGTGGGGTGAACCCCACTGGtgcctcctccttctccttctctgctGCAGCAGCCTCTACTTTCTCCTCTGCAGCCGAAGCTCTTACGCTTGGGAACCTCAGGTTCAGCTTCGGGGTGGTGAAGGACACTGCGGCTGCTTGCTTCCATGCACGGTCGGTGGGCTTGGGAGCAGAGAGGGGTGGGGTGAAGAGGGAAGCTTGTGTTGCCATTGCCATTTCAGGATGAGATGAAACAGGGAGAGGTGTTATTTTGGAATTTAGATGGGTGGTGTGGATTTGGATGCGGATATATATGGATAAGGTAATATGGCTTACACCAATTATGATTCATGATTTTGATTCCATGTCTCACCACACCCTCATACTCTCAATACAAAGCTTCCAAATGCTATTATTTTTTTGGTCTCACTTGGAAATAGCATTCACCATTCCTCATGCACCAAACACAAAAAAGgagagtctttttttttttcaatgggcTCTGGATCTATGTTTTATCACAACGCTCATGTCCTTAAATTAAGTTTTCTTCCACAATAAGTTGGGTTTAGCTTATGCTACATGGTGGGCTATACATTGGGCTAGTGTTATAAATTGAGGCCCTAACATAAGTAATAACATGTTTAAAAATAGaattggatcctctaaagtttgaatttcactttagaaaataaaatatgatcttttactcttgaatagtttctctttcatatttatttttggtcccacttaTGAAATTAATGATGAGAGATtacactttaccctctaaagtaaaattcaaactttagagaatccaaatccttTAAAAATTCCCTTTTGTTTTTTAAAGCAGTTGTTCCAAAAAATTGAAACATCTACTTACTTACTTAGTGAACATCTAAGAGACCAGAAACTAACTTTCTGAATTTGACATTTGGAGCAATAAAAGGAGCATAAACTTCTGCAAAAGtcctttttattttgtgtttactTATTCCATTGCCATTGTTTTTACCTCTTGGTGTTGATTGCATAACTGGTTTTACGAAGATAGTCAATGATCACATTTGATAACAAATTTAATAGAGCTTAGCTTGTACATAAGAAGGCTCTTAAGAACCTTGGGTACAAGCTCCATAATAGTTTACaaaatattggtgctatttatGTGGAGTGTTAGGCTTGTGTGTTAAAGCCTTAAAGGTTGGGTGTCTAAGGACTTGTATTTTAATCAATGTTCTTAAAATTGGATTGGACTGGCTGGTCGAACCGATTTAACTAGAAACCAACAAAGAAAATGGTCCAATTCAACGTACAAAACCGCAAAATAAAAAACCACTTAAAAACCGCTGAACTGGTCAATTATCGACAGGTCGGATCGGACCGGAATCCGGCCGGTTCACAGAAAACGACCTCGTTTCCTTCCTTGAAAGGGAAAAAGTTGCGCGTTATCCCCCATTTCCCCCTTCTCCAACTCCTTCCTTCATCAAACCCTAGCCTCCACCAAAGAAAGCAAATCCTAGCCTCCACCAATAGTTGTCGCCGTCTGTCGGAGTGAGAGACTGCTGCCGCCGTCCAtcgcactcaagaacttccgTCTTCGTGCTCTCGGGCCTCTCGCCGGATCCTCCACGTTGGGTGCTCGCATCTCGCCGTTCTCCGCTGTGCTCGGCTGCTTGCGCCTCCCTCTGCCAGTGAGTGCTCGAGCTGTGCGAGTTGGTTGCTGCTCGTCGTCCGTGGTTGTCTCTGCTCGATTCTGCCTCCCAGCCTCACTCGAGTCTCGTCTCAATCACTGGCATCTCGTGGTTCGTCTGTCTCGTCGCTGGCGGCAGAAGCAACTCGTGGGGTTGTCTCTTGCTTCGTCGCCTTCCGTGGGGTGGTCGCCGACTCGCCGTCGACCGTTGGTGAGTCCCTGCACCATCGCTTCCCTGTTCTCTCTTTTCAGATTTCCCTTCTCCCTATATTTTTGCATGTTGCTGAATTGCTAATCAAATTTGCCTTGTTGCTAATCTAAATGTTGCTGTAAATCGGGACTTTACTtggatttgttgaatttgttaaatttgttactgtaatttgaatttgttgcttcccaGTCACAGAATCAGAACAGAATACTCAGGAGTGCTTTGTTGATTGGTTTTGCCTACTGCTTCTAGGCTttgaaatcagtttatgataACTGATGCAATTATTTAGTTGGATAACTGATATAATTATTGAGTTCAAGAGATTGTGTTTTTGATTTGCAAGGtgatttttggttgattttttatttaatttggtaatGATGTTTATGATTGGGGTTATCTGATTGTAGGCAGAATTGTTGTAGGACTAGGCAGAATTGTGTTGTGTTGAATGGCTGAATGTTGTAGGACTAGGCAGAATTGTGTTGTGTTGAATGGCTGAATGCTGTAGGTAGATATGGTCTTGTGTTGTGGTTAAGAACATGCTGTTAATTTTTATTGTGTCTGGCTCCTGCTTTAGGTTAAGAACATAGTTAATGCTATTGTTGAATGATTAACTCTGCTGCTACTGCTGGGCTGTACTctgtttgattatttttttatgctgtattgaaaaaaattatgcTTAAACTTTGATAATTCTTTGTTAATTTATGTTAAAATGATACTAAAGCATGAGCTTTTATCTGAATGATTAAGTCTTCTCTATTGTATTGAactgaatttatttattaaattttttagttaaatttaactATGTTGTATCTtgttttaaaatgattaaaatttttaataatcctTGGGTAGActctattaatttttaatagataaTTTTCTTTTTGATGGCCACACTAAACGATaatattaaaaagacaaaaattaatccgtctaattaatttaaatagatatattaaataaaactaaaaataataaattttgacagtttttaattaatatttttttattattaaacattttttattgtctttctaACAACATATTGAACATGATCTTTTATTTCACTAATTATTTATCCAAAAGATTTATTTGCACATGGTAAAAAGAATATGTAGAATTAGTGATTTTGCCCATAACGTTACAGAAAtataaagtttttaaaattatatcaattttattttgatattatagattatgatacaaaaaaattatagaattaaactacttttacaaaataATTATAGGGAGACAAAAATCTTTGTCAGCTAAAAAGACTAAAGTctctatagataaaaaaattaaataataacttttttagttattattttaatgtgaaagagtttaattttttactaataattaattttaacattcactatctaaaatttaaaaaattttaatgtgtataattttatatttgattagatgTTAAG includes:
- the LOC112710433 gene encoding photosystem I reaction center subunit II, chloroplastic; protein product: MAMATQASLFTPPLSAPKPTDRAWKQAAAVSFTTPKLNLRFPSVRASAAEEKVEAAAAEKEKEEAPVGFTPPELDPNTPSPIFGGSTGGLLRKAQVEEFYVITWDSPKEQIFEMPTGGAAIMRQGPNLLKLARKEQCLALGTRLRSKYKIKYQFYRVFPNGEVQYLHPKDGVYPEKVNPGRQGVGQNFRSIGKNVSPIEVKFTGKQPYDL